The following are encoded together in the Tursiops truncatus isolate mTurTru1 chromosome 10, mTurTru1.mat.Y, whole genome shotgun sequence genome:
- the WNT5A gene encoding protein Wnt-5a isoform X5, whose amino-acid sequence MSSKFFLMALAIFISFAQVVIEGNSWWSLGMNNPVQMSEVYIIGAQPLCSQLAGLSQGQKKLCHLYQDHMQYIGEGAKTGIKECQYQFRHRRWNCSTVDNTSVFGRVMQIGSRETAFTYAVSAAGVVNAMSRACREGELSTCGCSRAARPKDLPRDWLWGGCGDNIDYGYRFAKEFVDARERERIHAKGSYESARILMNLHNNEAGRRTVYNLADVACKCHGVSGSCSLKTCWLQLADFRKVGDALKEKYDSAAAMRLNSRGKLVQVNSRFNSPTTQDLVYIDPSPDYCVRNESTGSLGTQGRLCNKTSEGMDGCELMCCGRGYDQFKTVQTERCHCKFHWCCYVKCKKCTEIVDQFVCK is encoded by the exons CAATTCTTGGTG GTCGCTAGGTATGAATAACCCTGTTCAGATGTCAGAAGTATATATCATAGGAGCACAGCCTCTGTGCAGCCAACTGGCAGGACTTTCTCAAGGACAGAAGAAACTATGCCACTTGTATCAGGACCACATGCAGTACATCGGAGAGGGCGCAAAGACAGGCATCAAAGAATGCCAGTATCAGTTCCGACACCGGAGGTGGAACTGCAGCACCGTGGATAACACCTCAGTCTTCGGCAGGGTCATGCAGATAG GCAGCCGCGAGACGGCCTTCACGTACGCCGTGAGCGCCGCGGGGGTGGTCAACGCCATGAGCCGCGCCTGCCGCGAGGGCGAGCTGTCCACCTGTGGCTGCAGCCGCGCCGCGCGCCCCAAGGACCTGCCGCGGGACTGGCTGTGGGGCGGCTGCGGCGACAACATCGACTACGGCTACCGCTTCGCCAAGGAGTTCGTGGACGCGCGCGAGCGGGAGCGCATCCACGCCAAGGGCTCCTATGAGAGCGCGCGCATCCTCATGAACCTGCACAACAACGAGGCCGGCCGCAGG aCGGTGTACAACCTGGCGGACGTGGCCTGCAAGTGCCACGGGGTGTCAGGCTCGTGCAGCCTCAAGACGTGCTGGCTGCAGTTGGCCGACTTCCGCAAGGTGGGCGACGCCCTGAAGGAGAAGTACGACAGCGCAGCGGCCATGCGGCTCAACAGCCGGGGCAAGCTGGTGCAGGTCAACAGCCGCTTCAACTCGCCCACCACGCAGGACCTGGTCTACATCGACCCCAGCCCCGACTACTGCGTGCGCAACGAGAGCACCGGCTCGCTGGGCACACAGGGCCGCCTGTGCAACAAGACGTCCGAGGGCATGGACGGCTGCGAGCTCATGTGCTGCGGCCGTGGCTACGACCAGTTTAAGACGGTGCAGACCGAGCGCTGCCACTGCAAGTTCCACTGGTGCTGCTACGTCAAGTGCAAGAAGTGCACGGAGATCGTGGACCAGTTCGTGTGCAAGTAG